Proteins encoded by one window of Cydia fagiglandana chromosome Z, ilCydFagi1.1, whole genome shotgun sequence:
- the LOC134678711 gene encoding proton-coupled amino acid transporter-like protein CG1139 produces the protein MPKNILGEMGSQVGLTPARQNKKEAEEWARRSSGPMVNPSFEPDDFLPQSLSPVKDEKKKRGNDKGIFLVNMKEKNMQDVEEYEPYDNRVVDHPTTNTETLLHLMKGSLGTGILAMPRAFANSGYVVGAIGTVVIGVLCTYCIHVLIDSCYVLCKRRKQPSLTYTAAAEAALSEGPDWCKACAPYAAHVVNAFLLVYQIGTCCVYVVFVAENIEFVLHNYLGLKVTVFQVMCGFLVPLILINYVRDLKYLAPFSALANVITIVSFGIICYYIFRDTLTLEGKSPVGKLSNFPLFFGTVLFALEAIGVILPLENEMKTPKDFVGKFGVLNRAMISIILLYVGMGLFGYLQYGEDAKGSITLNLPGDTETLACTVQCLLAVAIFITHGLACYVAIDILWNEYIGVRLSNSKIRIVWEYLLRTVIVLLTFGIAAMVPELEAFISLFGALCLSALGLAFPAIIQTCTYWYYVSRSERLRMLVKNAIVVLFGVLGLIVGTWTSLERIVEKFGSPPSDLSPSHTNFTSTTLAPFNTTALPE, from the exons GAAGCCGAGGAATGGGCGCGGCGGTCGAGTGGCCCCATGGTCAACCCGTCCTTCGAGCCGGACGACTTCCTTCCACAAAG CTTATCACCGGTGAAGGATGAGAAGAAGAAGCGCGGGAACGACAAGGGGATCTTCCTGGTCAACATGAAGGAGAAAAACATGCAGGACGTGGAGGAGTACGAGCCCTACGACAACAGAGTCGTCGACCATCCCACCAC GAATACCGAAACGCTCCTCCATCTGATGAAAGGTAGCTTGGGCACGGGCATCCTGGCGATGCCGCGCGCGTTTGCCAACTCTGGCTACGTGGTAGGCGCCATCGGCACCGTGGTGATCGGCGTGCTGTGCACCTACTGCATCCACGTGCTCATCGACTCCTGCTACGTGCTGTGCAAGCGGCGCAAGCAGCCCTCACTCACCTACACCGCCGCCGCCGAGGCCGCGCTCTCTGAGGGGCCCGATTGGTGCAAGGCGTGCGCGCCATATGCTGC GCACGTGGTAAACGCGTTCTTGCTGGTGTACCAAATAGGGACGTGCTGCGTGTACGTCGTGTTCGTGGCGGAGAACATCGAGTTCGTGTTACACAACTACTTGGGCCTAAAAGTGACTGTGTTCCAAGTCATGTGCGGGTTCCTCGTGCCGCTCATCCTCATCAACTATGTGCGGGACCTAAAATACTTGGCGCCATTCTCAGCCCTGGCCAACGTGATTACGATAGTGAGCTTCGGAATCATTTGCTACTATATCTTCAGAGACACGCTGACCCTCGAAGGCAAGTCGCCCGTTGGGAAGCTTAGCAACTTCCCGCTGTTCTTTGGCACCGTGCTATTTGCGCTGGAAGCAATCGGTGTG ATTTTACCACTGGAGAATGAGATGAAGACGCCTAAGGATTTCGTAGGGAAGTTCGGAGTACTGAACAGGGCAATGATTAGCATCATATTACTATACGTGGGCATGGGGCTGTTCGGCTACCTACAGTACGGCGAGGACGCCAAGGGCAGCATCACGCTCAACCTGCCCGGCGACACGGAAAC GCTGGCATGCACGGTGCAGTGTCTGCTGGCAGTAGCGATCTTCATCACGCACGGGCTGGCCTGCTACGTGGCTATCGACATCCTGTGGAACGAGTACATTGGCGTGCGCCTCTCCAACAGCAAGATTAGGATCGTTTGGGAATACCTACTCAGAACTGTTATAGTCCTTCTTACAT TCGGCATCGCGGCGATGGTGCCGGAGCTGGAGGCGTTCATCTCGCTGTTCGGCGCGCTGTGCCTGTCGGCGCTGGGGCTGGCCTTCCCCGCCATCATCCAGACGTGCACCTACTGGTACTACGTGTCGCGGTCGGAGCGACTGCGCATGCTCGTCAAGAACGCCATCGTGGTGCTGTTCGGCGTGCTGGGGCTCATCGTGGGCACGTGGACGTCGCTGGAGCGCATCGTGGAGAAGTTCGGCTCGCCGCCCTCCGACCTCAGCCCCTCGCACACCAACTTCACCAGCACCACACTCGCGCCCTTCAACACCACCGCTCTCCCGGAGTAG